From the genome of Solanum lycopersicum chromosome 12, SLM_r2.1:
TCGAACCGTCAAATTATAAATCTTtttaatatacatacataatatatttttttataaacaattttaaagatctTATATGtgttttcatcaaaatatatttataatttatgaaagaaaaaatgtcTAAGGTGAGAATATTTATCTTATTGATTTTACGTATACGAGTGTGtctatgataattttttatgagaTTGAAAATATGACTTTCTCTTTCTTCTAGgccaaaataatgaattttgaagctTTTGTAAGAGTAAATTCAATAATTGAAAGTTTTATAATGTCAGTTATTCTAACTATTTTCGTTTTAAAATAGATAGTTGTCATTTTTTCCATGTTTTGAATGAGtggttccttttctttttctttttgtctatGGTTAATAACCAAATAACCAAACCAAAACGAATCAAAACCGATAACAACCAAACCGAtaaatatatactatatttgatttgattttagtaattttaaaattaaaaaaattgatttgattttaatttcgACCAATAACCTATCCAAATCAATACGTGACCATTCcaatatatatagatgaaaatATGTGTTAtcttaaaattcattaattatttgtctTTAAATAACTACATAAATTTAGTAGTGGACtcctaataaaatttaaatttagacTTTTGCTACAATAAAGAAACTGAATATTTGTTATAAATCTAATATTAGAGTCTTTATAGATAAAcaactaattattatatatatatatataaaaaaaaaaaagtattgtaATCGTAGCAATTGCCACATCCAACACAAATAAATTAGAGGTTCAAACCTATATTTCACTATAAGGATAAAAACAAATTTCatgttatgtttttatatatcttctataataatattttaatataacattcaaaaatattcagacaaatgatattgttattaaaaaaatagtccttataaaaaaaagtccttatattatttttttatttttcgagtGAAGCAagattatagaaaaataaaagttagtATGAGTGaattttcaatcaaatttccaCTATAACTTCTTAAATAATAGTCTATCTTTTTTGCAAGATTAATGAAACACAAAGATGATGAAAGTCAATGATATTTAGGTCCATTAGGTACGATAATATGGTAATTGTCCCAACTTGTGGGAAAGCTACAATTATTAGTAGTACTACATGTtcctttttatatatcatttttcaaatttaaagaatcaaacaagtctatctttgacagtaaattttttataaatcttataaacactttaaattatcaattattgtgatttataataccttttacatagtttacaaatatataaattttatttcaaaaaaattgaagatttcatgCGCAAATCTCTTgtcaaacttaaattgtttgactctcaaaacataaaagatgtcatataaattgatcGAGACAGATGgattaaatagtataataattttctaaaaatatcaaTCATTCTATTGAGCTAAGATAGTTGTGTGTATAATGTTTTAGTCCTTTCGAATCTTAATTTGGAACAAGGATTTTTTATTCCTAGCTTTATGGGAAAGTTCATATCTacagtaaatatttaatttcatggttcattttagtctttaaataagttaagaTATTCGGTGAATTgttttgattcttttaaaatatcttaGATTCTTCcgttgagagtcactttgaaaATATCACCTAAACTCTTtcaactaaatataataaaagcaCCGTTCTTAGGCCAAAGGTGATTCCaatgttattcttttttatttctttaattgatatttaatatttatattgaaactCGACTATTTTAAATTCGTGGATAATTTAACGTTTGATTACGAAGAATCGATGATTCTTCATGAATGGACAAGTCGAGTGCGTGTTTCTATTATGAGATAGCATTGTGTGGGTCATCAATTTTAAATGCACTTTACTATTACCTATcattaattctttttccttGTACTTTGGTCGGTGATTGGGGCATCATCTTtatgttataaataaaatatactaaatcaTCACAATTCAAGTTCATAGtatgtcttatttattttttataagacaaataatataaaataatttaggtCGAGATGAACAACGTATGCATCTGGAACTAATTGACTCTTTTATATTGGATCACCCTTGGAGTGaacaaaaatagtcaaatacactagcttcatattttttatttgattaattaaatttaaatatattttgatattataatatgagtgaaaatatattctaaattttcacaaaatttaaaaaatgcttttgatatttttcttgatttcttatTAGATTCTCATCCTCGTAGAAGAGTTTGAAACCATTTGCAAATGTATCACTCTAAGTTTATCACTATTTTCAATATATCTCTtataattgaatcgaattatATTCTCAAATATTCTTCTGAGCAACATTCatatataacaaacataatataaaatatttgtatgttatagctataatttgcataattgcgcttcatagataacataattatgtatatttcactatacatatacaaaagaaaccAATTTTATGATTTGCTTTGGCGTATATATACAtaagatcaattgtataatctgtatttgtataaagcgaaaaagagagaaataacaaaaaaatgggCAGGGagaaattgtatttgtataatcacaaatatttaggacaaaaatatatgcatttttattcgtatatacaattttctctcgctttaaacaaacacaaacacaatttatacatttatattttatataaggtGAGAAAGAAGAGTGAGcaagcgagatctgggagaatgtaatgaaatatatgtatatataaaattttcgcTCGCTTATACAAATACAACACATTTATACATTTGCGtctttgtataaagtgagagagacgCGGATGAGCAAGCGAAATCTAGGAGTGGGaaacgaaaatatatatatataattttctctcgctttatacaaacacaatcacattatatatatttgtataaaaaaacgAGAAAAGTAAGGGAGAAAATGAGAGTGACAAGCGAGATTCACCTGTACAAACTACAAAGACGAAATAGTAACAATTTGCTATCAggtataattaaatcaaaatatatttacaatatttattttgaattaatagtttgttattatatataattttcgtGAATTATGTGGTACTGCTAGCCTAATCTTTTTATAGgtgtattaaattaaaaattaaactttatacgatattttttttcctttttgttaacaaaaaaatgaacattATAAGGCCGACAAAATATCCAGAtctaaggaaaaataaattaacacgTTGAATAGTTGCATGGCCCATTCACCTCGATTGTGCCGCTTTTGCCGTTACCCCACCCCCCACGCAACTCACCCTACCCCTACACGTTTTCTGCCcccttttttaaatttatttcccTTTCACTTCTCTAAATCTCTTTCGCCATTACCACCCTGCTCTCACGAGCAAAATACGGTAATATGGCTACCGGAGCTGCCGGCGATGCAATTTTCCGGGGAGTATTCGAAGGATCTATCTCCGGTCACGATctagaaatttcaaaaaggCCATACCACCGGAATTGTGGCTGTGCGTTACATAAATCGAGAGGGAACTGTTCTCATTCGTCGAGAAATATGAATATTTCGTATCCGATTCGCCGGTCGTGGAGTGAAGGATGTTTATCGTTGGTTGCGGCGGCGTCAGCAGCGGCGTCCGGTCATTCATCGCCGTGTTCTTCACCTACTGTGACGGTTGCCGATATGAGTAAGAGGAATTTGCTTCCGGTTAATGAAGACGGTGAAGATCTCGTTTTCCGTAaggtttaataattttaatctttttttctaattaaggtAATAATAATTGCTGTTTTTTTATACtctattaaacaaaaaaattattagctGTTGTTTGATTTTTATGAGATTTGTTTGTTTAATGTGTATTTGACAGCgaagaaaaattcttaaattttggagaaaataGCTTTCAATcttcatgatttattattattttttttgtttattcacTGTCAATTTTTAATACCTCAGAAATTTTCTTACTGAATTTGCTTTTTATTCTGAATTATTATCCTCGTAAACTGCTTATAATATGGAAAAATTAAATgcttaatattttgtatttttatcatTGTTGCTGCTGTTCATATCGCCTGATTTTTTGTGTTCGGGCCCAGCGACAGGGTACTTATtgtattttttcactttattaaTCACTAAttcgtaaaatttaaaataatttaagctcaccaggaaatgaaaaaatataaaaaggacTTTGCTTTACTTAGATTTATTAATCACTAAttcgtaaaatttaaaataatttaagctcaccaggaaatgaaaaaatataaaaaggacTTTGCTTTACTTAGATTTATTAATCACTAATtcgtaaaattttaaataatttaatcttaccaggaaatgaaaaatataaaaaggacTTTACCTAGATGAATTGCGCGATGCAATGTGTTATCTGAATTTAAGTCGGACTTTGGGTGGATTTGAGCTTGGAACTTCCATATCGGAAGTTTTAGGTTCGAAACTTCTTAACAGGGTTTATCTTTTGGATCGAGCTCGTCGCATCAAATTTTCTAGTGCAGATTACCTCTTCTATGTGATTTACGAGTTATTGCATAGAAATCTCTTAATAAGATTTATCTTTTGGATCGAGTTTGTTGCACCAGACTTTCTAGTGCAGATTACCTCTTTTATGTGATTTATGAGTTATTGCATAAAAATCTCTTAACAAGATTTGTCTTTTGAATCGTGCTTATCGCACCAGACTTTCTAGTGTAGATTATCTCTTTTACGTGATTTACGAGTTATTATAGAAgctgaattttatatttgtgcaCACCTgggaattataaaaataatttaattgtttGGGAGTTGAGTGACACAGTATATGTCACGCACTGAACCTTTTTTTGTGTATGCATTCATGAATGTGTcgttttccttttattttattgtgttagTTCACGTTTCTTATGGACTATACTAtgaactaaaattaaaaataatatgggGAGTAGTGACCAAttcaaaaaaaggaaatattgtcATCTTGGTTGCTTTATTTTTGGAGTATCAAGCCTGACATTTTGGATTATTTGTTCCAAACTTTTGgaatataaaaatttcttaatataaaaCATTTGATATCACCTAACACTTAAAGGTAGTATTACACACACCTTTATTTAATAGGAAACTCTATTAAGAATCtatttggattgacttaaaataattaacttttaaatatttctgaaagtgttaaaatttatttttaaaataagtaattatgtatttggataaaagtgctgcagttaaaaaaaattgtcgatGTGTTTggtaaataaatattgataaatactttttttatcaatatgTCTGAAATACCTTTGAAGCTCTTAACATGATAAGaagttgattaatttaaggtttttattcttaaaaaaaattaaaataaaattaatttatattttacctcCATAAGTAACAATATTTCctattcacatatttctttatcatcataaattattattaataataataataataataataaattaagagaaaaaaggTAATATACTTGATCAACATTAAATGAGTTTTAAGTTGGAAAAAAAACACCCTTCACTTAGCTTTTAGCTTTTGGGACTTTTAAATCAGTTTCATCAGCTTATAAATCCATTCAAATAGGACTCTTTTAATTATGAAAGAGTGATTTcgttttaaaattattagttttaaataattttcctaatgtggcattaattagttaatatcTGCTATAAGAATTCTCAATGCGTACTTTtttcatatcaaataaaatactaattcGATTCACTAAGTTTTCATTATTTCGATTCACTAAGTTTTCATTATTTACGGACTTCACGAAAAATCAGAACTAAGTTAAGGTCTACCATGTACcttttttgtcatatttttgggCTCTATGCAAATGGACCAGACCTGCTAATATAAATGAAGTCCTATAATAAGAATTTTTAAGTCACGTACGAAGAGTCGTTTATTAGTTggttagaattttatttttaaatattattaatataaaaatcagTTATCATGATTGTTATTTTATATAGGTATTAATTTATACTTTCGTTGTCCACTTTTTTTTGGTCATGTCACGcattttgaaagttaatttaacttattttgaaaataaagttaaattaaattatattaattctatattttttttgaaaaaaaattagatattcaatAACCACACGAAAAAtgctataaattgcaattttttgcatatcaatatgatgaaaatatacaTAGTAAAATGTTGGTCAAAGttcttatagtttgactctaaaaaagaaaaccatgacaattaattatgaaaacGGGAgagtttgtatatatatatatatatatagtaccaCCTTCATACTTCTTTGttgcataaaataatacataacttgTATACGCGTTAGTTTTTAAACTGAAAATCAAACgttatattacttttatatatgaataattcaaGTACCTCTTGATCAATAATTAACTTacttatatacaatttaatatGTTGGTATAACTCTTTTTCGAACTAGCTACCAAAACGTCCctaaatttataaatacatgAACCTCAGACATAAATGCATTAACTTCAAAAGcacaaatatttcaatttaatcACTATTCATGGATTAGAATAATTAAGCATTATAATGCTTCAACAAATCACAATTAGAAACGTTTAACTCTCTAAAGAACAATAAGACAAGCTGTCACTCCCATTTCTGATTAACTAATGACTTTTTTGGTCCTAATTctcattaacttaattaatcttTCGAATTATATGTTTGTCATTATTATCAACATGATCTGTCAAAGTTGCCTACGACATTAATTtcactaattaaatgaaatagcatcaaattaaaataagaaaaagaaaaggtattggttgtaagttgtaacaaacagaaatattttttaaaaataaagcaaaagtttttatataaatttgagataaaatgtatgtatttgtaaactatataaatgttttaaaagaCATAACAAAAATTCAGTCCAAGAAAAAAACTTGATTAACTTTCGATATTTCAATTGTGCACATAAATTCAGGGGCGGACCCACATGGTGTCTgccgggtgctcgagcacccattaactttgttacgaaatatatatatctatgtagaaaCCGATAGGTATTTgcaaaaaattaacatagagcacccaataaataaatcatatagttGGCCCAATGATTATAGGATGGGTACTTAAGACTCTTTTAATGTTGTTGTACCAAGGTTTAAATCTCATtgttaacacatattttttacaGTTCCACTTCAGAACACCCACAACCTTAAAATCCTAGATCCGCCACTGCAAACATTAGGATGAATGGAGTATTCTGTCCAGTTTTagttatgattttcttttttagaatcaaattataagaactttgactaacattttatgaagtgtttttttcatcattttatgcaaaaaaaagaaaaaaagaaaccgttacaatttatagtaatttttgtatagtttttaaatatctaaattgtttgtttaaaatatggaattaatataatttaatttaacttttatttaaatatttagcttttgttaaaatatttaaatttaaaaattaatttaactgtAACAACTAAAAATGGACAGAGGAATATTCTATATCTACACTATTAACATAAATAGTACTTCctccatttcaaaaagaatgaccttatttcattcttagtttgttttaaaaaaatgacctcttttcatttttggcaatattttaattttatctttccacgtgacatgtctaagatcacaagattaaaagacattttggtacatttgacataactttaatttagaaacaGACGGAGTATATACAAAACCTAGAgatcatttatttatatttatttatttttcactgatatttttggattttggaacTTTAATTAGTCACCGGAAAATCCACATCTTCttgattatttattaattaggtAGATATTGTTAGTGGTTGATAAGAGTTGCCAAATGAGACTTTAGATCAattatcttaatttttattgaatttatctttatatattttaaacaccAGTTGGTAGCTAAGAGGTGATGATTTGATTAATTATCAATCCTTCGTGAAATTTGATTGCGTTTCATATTTATAATCGATCTTTATATATGACAGTATTTATAATTgatcttatatataaaaaattcaaaattgttcaaattatattgttttcaaatta
Proteins encoded in this window:
- the LOC101248846 gene encoding uncharacterized protein: MATGAAGDAIFRGVFEGSISGHDLEISKRPYHRNCGCALHKSRGNCSHSSRNMNISYPIRRSWSEGCLSLVAAASAAASGHSSPCSSPTVTVADMSKRNLLPVNEDGEDLVFRKV